Below is a window of Lacibacter sp. H407 DNA.
GGATATTCGTATTTGGGTTTCTGCAACAACGCACAGTACGGTAAACCCTGCTTTCTTTAATTTTAATTCGAATTTTGATATGCCATCCGGGGGTAGTTATGGCTATGCACAAATTGTTTCAAACGCCAATACAACTGCATTTGGTGCCGGTACCTCAAACTATAGCGTATTAGGACTTACAGATACAACTTATGCCACACCATGGGGCACAACTACATTTAATGCGTCGAATACACAACGCATCTGGTCGCAAAATTTTGATCAACTTCAATTTGTTGAAACAGGAATTAATTTAACACGTATTGGTTTAGATCCTTCATTGTACACAGCATTAGGTATGGGACAATGTTCGCCCTTATTTAATTCAGTTTTCTTTAAATCAAGATCATCTGCATCGTTTACATCAAACCTGCAGGACTTTATGGGGCCTTATGATTTCGGAGCTTTGCCTGCGGCCTCAACTGTTGCAGCATCTTCTAATTTTCCGGCATTGTGTCCTAACAACCCGGTAAGTACACTTTTTGTAAATAATGCAGTGAGCTCATCCATTTATGAATGGAGTACACCTAACGGCAGCATCACTACCAATCCTGCAAGCGGCACATCAATCGACATTAATGGCCCCGGTATTTATTATGTTGCCCAGCGTTTATTCAGTGGATGCGAAGTATATGCAACAGACACAATACAGATAGTTTATTCCAGCGGAAGTTGTTCGGTTTTGCCAAGCTCTAAAATTGAGATCAACGGAACTGTAAAAGCAAATAAGGCAACAGTTAGCTGGAGAGTTGAAGATGAATTACTTTCTTTAAGTAAAAAGTTTGTGGTTGAAAGAACTATTAACAATAGTACTTATGCAACAGTTGCCGAGGTTAACGCAGAGACGGGCAAAACTGTTTATTCAATTGATGATCTTCTTTCTGCTCCTGCTGCCGGGTACAATTACCGGATAAGAATCGTTAAGAAAGATAATACCGGTGCTTATTCTTCTTCTATTCTTGTAAAAACAAAACACATGGAGAATGAAGTAAGTTTTTATCCAAACCCGGCTCAAAATGAATTGAATTATTATACAGGGACAACAGCAAAAAATGCACAGTTGGCAATCTATGATATGTCCGGCGCTATGATGCAGCAAACAATGTTTTCCGGTAATAATGTTCGATTGAATATCAGTTTACTTAAATCAGGTACATATTATTTAAAGGTGCAGCAACAGGATGGAAGCGAAGCGAAGTCGCACAAGTTTGTTAAACTCTAACTTATTCTCTGGTTGATTTACAGTTTGTTTATTTAGTTAAATGCATGAAGCCTTGTTTTTACAAGGCTTCATGCATTTAAAAGAGTTGCGATTATCTTGCGGGTGCCGGTTGCGGCATTTCTTTTCTTGGTAGTTTCTCCTCACGCTGTGCTGTGTTGTACACAAACGTTGCTACAATTACAGCCATTTGTTTCAGATCATCCGGGATCAGGTGATCGTAACTATCCATTGTTGTATGATGTGTACGTGTATCGTATTCAATTTCATCCTGTATAAACTGGAAGCCCGGAATACCCAACTCGTTAAATGAAATATGATCAGTACCACCAGTGTTTTGTAACGTAAGGGTAGAAGCGCCCATTTCTTTAAATGGTTCCAACCATTTTGCAAAAATCGGTTGCACGCCGGTATTGCCTTCTAAGTAAACACCTCTTATTTTTCCTGTACCATTATCAATGTTATAGTAAGCAGAAATTTTTCCCTGTTCGGGTTTTACTTCTTTGGTAACACGATCGCCTACATGGTTCTTGATCCAGCCTCTTGAACCAAGTAAACCTTGTTCTTCACCACTCCATAACGCAATGCGGATCGTACGTTTCGGTTGCAGGTTGAGCGCTTTAAAAATTCGCATCACTTCAAGCATTACAGCACTGCCGCTTGCATTATCTGTTGCGCCGGTTGATCCCTGCCAGCTGTCTAAATGTGCACCCAGCATTACGACTTCATCTTTCAGTTTTGGATCAGTACCTTTTATTTCGCCAATTACATTATAACCTTTTACATCATTACCGGTAAACTCCGATTGTACATCCAGCTCCATCATAACAGGAGTGCCATTATTTACAAGCCGGTTGATGGTTTTGATATCTTCAAACGAAACAGCAATTTCCAGAACAGAAGGTTTGCCATTGGTGAAATCAACACGTGATCCTGCCGGCCCTTGTACAAACACAGTACCATCGTGCGATGCTGCACTGCTGGTTAGGTAAGCGGCTGCACCTTCGCTGGTAATGAGTTCTTTGATGAGTGTGTTCAAACGTTGTGCTGCACCAAAACGTCCGAACTGTGCATTGCCACCGGGACGTGGTGTTGGTGGCTGCGGTTTATAATCAGCCATTTTCTTTAAGTCTTCTTCGGTGTAGCGGTTAGCATCGGGTTTAAAGCTGTGCTTATATTCATCCACACGATTTACCAAAACTATTTTACCGGCCAGCTTGCCTTTGTATTGCATCAGTTCGGTTGAGTCTTTTACATTGATCACCACTACTTGCGCTTTTTGCAAACCTTTGGTGCTTTGTGTCCATGTTTTTGGATAAGCGATCATGGGTTTGTAATACGGAGCTGTCATAGCTACATAACTTTTTTTCAATTCCCAACCTTTGCCGAAATCGCCCCAGGCTTCCAGTCCTGCTTTATCGGCGCCCCATTTTTTTAATTGACTCACGGCGTAATCCGCAGCACGGTAATAGCCGGGTGAATTGGTTAAACGTGGTCCGCTTACATCCGTTAAATGGAACGCAATGTTCATGATCTGCGAATTAACCGTGCCTTCCTGAATGATCTTGTTGATGATAGTAAGATCTGTTTTTTCTTCCTGGGCAACTACAGAAATTGTGCTGAAGAGCAACCCTGTAAAAAGCAAGAATTTTCTCATGTTATTTGGTTTGTTGTTGAGGGATTGGCCGCCGTAGCGGAATAAGATTGAAAATACAGATAGGTTTTGAAATAACAGACAGAATCTTAACAGCGGCTGAATAGGGTGTTGTATGGTGCTGTAGAAGATGCTACAATTCTACATAATCCAGATCTTTTGCAAAGGTTTCTTTCGTTTTTATAACCGAGTAAATACCAATGGCAAGGATGATGATACCTGTAACCCATGCACCCGTAATGTAATCATTGAATACAATATTGCTTCGCAGAAACTGGAATAATAATAACATCAAAGGCAGAAAACCACGTACAAGATTGGGAACCGATACGGTTACTGTTGACCGCAAGTTGGTGCCGAACTGTTCTGCACTCATGGTGATGTATAACACCGAAATACCTGAACCAAAACCAAGCCCCATGCAGATGAGGTACATGTTAAATGCACTTCCTCCTCCTCTGAACACAAAGAACAACAGGATGAAGAAAGCTGTAATGCCATAGAAGATGTACAATGTTTTCTTCCGGCTTTTTAAATAGTTACTTAAAAGTCCGGCACCCATATCGCCAAACACCAACGCAACATATTGTAACATCAATGCTTTTGGTTGATCGAAACCTGCAATACCGAATTGCTTTGCAAACTCATCAGAAAAACTGATGATTATACCAATGATATACCATACCGGTAAACCAATGGTAATGGCACGCAGGTAACGCAGAAAACGTTCTTTGTTATTCAGAAGCATGAAATAATTACCACGAGGTGTGTTATCTTTTTTTACAGATGTAAACATGCTGCTCTCAAGAAATCCTGCACGCAGAAACAAAAGCGCAAGCCCCATGCCGCCTCCAATAAAATAACAAAGCCGCCAGTTTTCATCACTCAAATAATGAATGAAATAAGCAGTGATGGTACCAAATACACCACTGGTTGCAATAATAGTTGCCCCAAGCCCTCTTTTTTCTTTTGGTAGCAGTTCACTTGTTAAGGTGATGCTGGCACCTAATTCGCCGGCCAATCCTAATGCAGCAATGAAGCGTACCAACCTGTATTGTTCAACATCTGTTACAAAGCCATTCGCAACTGTTGCAAGTGAATAGAGTAAGATGGAACTGAAGAGTACACTTTTCCGTCCTTTCTTATCGCCCAATATACCCCAAAGAATTCCACCGATCGTTAAGCCAAGCATTTGCCAGCTCAATAAATTTTCACCAATATTTTTTAATTCGTTTTCGGGAACACCTAAGTCAGTAAGACTGGAACGCCGGGTGATATTGAACAGCAGCAGATCATAAATATCAACAAAGAATCCTAAAGCTCCTACGATAACAGGAAGGGAGAAAATGCCGTATTGTTTTGGTTGCATGAAAGCTGATTAGAAACGGAAGATAAAAATAATTTGGATGTTGCCCACGTCTCGGTTCGTGTCTCACAAACCTGAAGAAATTAAAATAGGATCGTGGGACACGAACCAAGGCGTTCGATGTAGTAAATCGTTATTGATGAGTCAAACTGTTGCCACAGTGTTTGCAATAGCTGGCATCAACATCGTGTCCTTCCCGTCCGCATGCGGGACAGGATTCATGTTGCTCCCGTTTGTGACGCATGGCTGCCGTCATCTCAGATGTTACTATGCCGGTTGGTACTGCAATAATAGCGTAGCCAATAAACATAATAACACTGGCGAATAATTTACCCAGCGTTGTTACAGGTGAAATATCGCCATAACCAACAGTAGTGATGGTTACAATTGCCCAGTAAATACTTTCGGGTATACTGCTGAATCCATTTTGTCCATGTTCCAGCAAATACATCACCGAACCAAGGATGATCACAATGGTAAATACAACGAGCATGAAGATGGTGATCTTGTTCAAACTGGCCCGAATAGCATGTCGCAGGAAACGTATCTCACCCAAAAAATGCGTGAGTTTAAAAATGCGGAAAATCCGAAGCAATCGAAGTGACCGCAACACCATCAATGATTGTGTGCCTGCAATAAACAGACTGAGGAAAGAGGGGAGGATGGCAAGGATATCGATCAACCCAATAAAACTTAACGCATATTTCAATGGTTTTTCCAGTGTTAATAATCGCAGGATATATTCGAGTGTAAACAGAACGGTAAGTATCCATTCCAGTGTTAAAAACAATCGCCCGTATTGTTGATGCAATGTTGCAATGCTGTCGAGCATTACAATGAAGATGCTGGTTACAATTGTTATCAGTAATCCAATATCAAAAGCTTTACCGGCTTTGGTATTACTTTCAAAAATAATGGCGTGGAGTTTCTCCCGGCTGCTATTGGAAAGTAAAGGCATGCTGCAATTTATTACTTTCTGTGGTTAAGCTGTGGGTAATTCGATATTGAAGGAAGTTGGCGGTCTATTTCAAAAGTTGATAGATCTACGCCCTGGTTCGTGTCTCACGAACCGGAAGAATATTAAATTGGTTCATGGGACATGAAACAACGCATCAGGTTTTACAACTGTAATTTTAATGAGCCAGAAATTCACGGATTGTTTTCAAATACAGCTCTGGCTGTTCAATAGATAGAGCATGTCCTGCATTGGGAATTACTGCCAGCCTATGATTTGGAAAAAGTTCCATGTATTCGTCAGTAAATCCCCAGTGCTGATTATCGTACTGTGCTTTCATTACTAAAACAGGAATAGTAGAATGCAGCAACTGAGGTCTTGGATCCTTCACAGTGAGTAGATTTTTAAATGTCATGATGGCTGCATAAAAACCGCCGCCAGGCTCGGGCGGAGCAATTTTGGACGTATCACGTACTGTTGATTTGTTTACTTCATATTCAAGGTATGTTTCAAATTCATCTGCTTCTTTATCGCCAGCTATCTTCCATCCGAAACGTGTTGCAAAAAAAGCCATTGCTTTTGTACGGATGTTATTCGCTTTCTTATTTCCCTGCGCATTACTGAAAACCGGTGCTTGTAAATGCAGGCTGTCGGGAGCTTTTACTGAAAGTAATTCTTTTCGAAACGGATAGATAGGGCCGGGGCAGGTAAAAATTATTTTGTCAATTTTTGTTTGATTTTCTGCTGCAAACAACACCGCTAAAATAGCACCCCATGAATGCCCGATTAAAATCACTTTCTCTGCGCCAATTTCTTTAATGATCTCTTCCAAGTCTTTTCGATGCCTTTCAGGAGTGTAGCCGGAAATATTTTTCAGTCTTGCCGATTGACCGCTTCCTATCTGGTCGTACAGATACACATCATAACCATCATCAGAAAAGTTTGAACGTAATTGAATTGCTTCATCTGTAAGAGCACCACCCGGGCCTCCGTTTAAAAAAATAAGTGGAAAAGATTTTTTAGTTCCTTTTCCTTTGAAGTACGTATAACCAATTTCTGATCCGGTTGATAAATGCCAGAACTGTGTATCTGCCCTCGGCTGCAATTTGGGTACATCATATTGTCTGGGAAAAAATACATGTACCAGGAAGATCACTGATGTAATAAGTACTAAGTATGCCGATGCTTTGAGCAATGTTCTTTTCATTTGCTTTAGAACGGTTATAAGATTGCGATAGTATGTTGCAATGCAGTAGTCTTACGCCTTGATTTGTTCGCAGCAAGGTCTCCCAATAGTTAAAGATGATTGACAGCAGCAAGCTTGGTTGCGACGCAGCGTGCTCGAATAAAAGCTGTTAAACTGAAACACGCAATGTCCCCGTCAGCTTAGTTCCACACCTTAGTTTGTGTCTCACGAACCAAAGGATTAGATGTAAGCTGATGCAAATTATTTGTACTGCGGTTGACAGCAAATAAAAAAGGACCATCGTTTCCGATGATCCTTATACATTGATGGTAATTAGGACGTTTTTGCTTCCTTCCTTTTGGGGAGGTTAGGAGGGGGCTTTAAATATCGATCGCTTCACCATAAGCAGCAGCCGTTGCCTCTTTCAACGCTTCGCTCATAGTTGGGTGAGGATGTACACCATTCAGAATTTCATGATAAGTTGTTTCCAGTTTACGTGCAACAACAACTTCAGCAATCAATTCAGTTACACCTGCACCGATCATGTGTGCACCAAGGAATTCTCCATACTTCGCATCGAAGATCACTTTCACAAAACCATCGGTGTTACCTGCAGCACTTGCTTTACCACTTGCCATAAAGGGGAACTTACCAACTTTTACTTCGTAACCCGCTTCCTTCGCTGCTTTTTCTGTATAACCTACACTTGCAATCTCAGGCGTGCAATACGTACAACCGGGGATGTTGTTATAATCCATTGCTTCAGGAGCGTGGTTGTATTTCTTTTCCATGTAAGCAATATGCTCAGCAGCATTGATGCCTTCTTTACTTGCAACGTGTGCAAGCGCCTGGCCCGGAGCTACGTCACCGATCGCATAAATACCAGCTACCGATGTTGCACCATATTTATCAACAACAATTCTTCCTTTTTCAGTTTTAATACCGTTTTCTTCCAATCCAATATTTTCAATGTTGGCAACAACACCTGCAGCGCTTAACAAAATATCAGCTTCAAGAACCTGTTCACCAGCAGCAGTTTTCACGGTTGCTTTTACACCTGCACCTGACGTATCAACTTTCGTTACTTCAGCACTGGTCATAATAGCAATGCCTTTTTTCTTGAACTGCTTTTCCAGTTCTTTCGAAATGTCTTCATCTTCAACAGGTACAACACGTGGCATAAATTCAACAATGGTAATTTTTGTACCCATGCTGTTATAGAAATCAGCAAACTCAACACCAATTGCACCACTACCCACCACGATCATTGATTTAGGTTGAGTTGGCAACACCATTGCTTCACGATAGCCAATGATCTTTTTACCATCCTGCGGCATTGAAGGCAACACACGGCTACGGCCACCTGTTGCAATAATGATATATTTTGCTTCAACTGTTTGTTTGCTTCCGTCGGCAGCAGTTACTTCCATTTTGCCTTTGCCGGCAACTTTTCCGTAACCCATGATCACATCGATCTTGTTCTTCTTCATTAAAAAGGTAACACCCTTGCTCATTTTGTCGGCCACACCACGGCTACGTTTTACGACACCGCCAAAATCGTGTTGCACATTGCTGGCAGAAATACCATAATCGGCACTATGTTTCATGTATTCATACACCTGGGCACTTTTCAACAAGGCTTTGGTTGGAATACAACCCCAGTTCAAACAAACACCACCAAGGCTTTCTTTTTCAACAATTGCAACTTTAAAACCAAGCTGTGAAGCACGGATAGCAGCCGGATAGCCACCGGGACCACTACCAAGAACAATTACATCGTATGCCATATTTCTTAATTAATAATGAGTAAATGGATAATTGGAAATTATCGGCTGCGAAGGTAGTTGAAGTGAGGGAAATAGCAAAAGGGAAGAAGCTACCAGCCGATAGCAGATAGTAAAGTCTGAGACTAGCTTTGCCACTTGCTACTATCCACTAACCACTATCGGCTGTCTTTTAGCTTTCCTCTAACACAAATCGTTAAAACATGGACGCATATTTGACTGTGGAAAATAAACAGTGAAAGGTCACGTTTAGATGCTTTGCAAGATTTACATTTGTTTGCATTCGGTAAAAGCTGAATGTGATTACTAAAACCATTGAACAGTATGAATTTCTTTCTTCTTCAGGTGCAGAATGCCATTGACACACTAACAAATGCAGCTGCAACACAGGCCGTTCCTAAAAAAGAGATACACTTGATCGATCTGCTGATGCAGGCAGGCTGGATCATGATCCCCTTACTTTTATTAAGTATTGCAACAGTGTATGTGTTTGTTGAACGCTGGATGGCGATCAAAAAAGCTACGGAAGTGGATACAAATTTCATGAATATTATACGTGATAATATTTTAAGTGGAAACGTTACGGCGGCCCGCAATTTTGCACGCAACACTGCTAATCCGGTTGGACGTATCATTGATAAAGGGTTACAGCGTATCGGCAAACCGATTGATTCCATTGAAAACAGTATGGAGAACGTGGCACAACTCGAAATGTATAAGCTGGAACGAAATGTAAATATTCTTTCAGTGATCTCGAAGATCGCTCCCATTTTTGGTTTTATCGGAACATTGGTGGGATTGATGCAACTGTTTTTTAATATCAACGCAACCGGTGAGTACGAATTGAGCACCATTGCCGGGGGTATCTATACAAAATTGATCACATCAATTACAGGATTGGTGATTGGTTTGGTGGCGTATATGCTCCACAATATTTTGCACACACAGGTGGAAAAAGCATTGAATAAAATGGAAGCATCTGCTGCCGATTTTCTTGATGTATTGCAGGAACCAACACGTTAAACCAACTCACGCATGAATCTAAGAAAGAAAAGAGCAGAATCATCGGAGGTGTTTACAGATGCGTTGAACGATATCCTGTTCATCCTGTTGATGTTTTTCTTAATTGTATCTACACTGGCCAATCCCAATGTGCGTAAAGCATCATTGCCAAAAGCCAAAAGCAATACCCGCAGTAAGCAAACGGTGGTGGTAACCATTGATGCTACCAATCATTTTTATGTAGGCTCCAAACCTGTCGATCCGTTGCTGATGGACACAACACTTTCGCAAATGATCAGTGCTAAACGTAACAGTGGCGAAGAGGTGAGTATTGTCATCAATGCAGATCGTAACGCCACCATTGAAAGTTTTGCTGCGGTGCTTCGTGCTGCTGATCGTTTGGGTGTAAAGGCGGTGATGAGTGTTGATAAAAAAGGTGTCGAGTAAAGTACAAAATGGGAAGTTGGAAGTAGAAGGCAAGCCACGGCTGAGATGTAAATAATTTTGAAACGGGCTTTTCAACATTGAGCAACTGCATTGGCGTCGCACTCTTGTACAACAGATCATTATTCAACTGAAGCCGGCAAAATACAAATCATCAACTACAAACTTGCCTTCAACATCCTGTCATTTCCACTCATATCTTTCCGTAATTCAACAGTAAATCCTTTTTGCTGAAATAATTCAACGGTTTCATTTCCTAATTGTTGGTTTATCTCAACATAAACAGCACCGTTCGGTTGGAGATGCTGTAATGCAAAATCAGCGATCTTTCGATAGAACAGCAATGCATCTTCATCAGGAACAAACAATGCTTTGTGCGGTTCAAATTCCAGCACATGTTTACTCATAGTGTTTGCTTCTGTTGTTTTGATGTAAGGCGGATTACTGACGATGATATCATACTTGCTTAATTCATTCCATTTGCTTTCATCTAAAAAATCAAGCAATTGAAAGTTGACTTCAGTTTCATTGTTTAAAGCATTTGTTGTAGCCGTATGCAAGGCTTCACTGCAAACATCAATGGCTGATACTTCGGTTTCCGGAAGATTTTTTTTGAGAGCGATGGGGATGCAGCCGCTGCCGGTGCCGATGTCGAGGATGGTTAGTGGTGAGTTGTGAGTGGTGAGTAGTGAAGCCGTACTTCCAACTTCGTACTTCGTACTTTTCTTCCCACTTTCCACTTCCTTCACGATCCAATCGACTAGCTCTTCCGTTTCCGGTCTTGGAATTAACACACTTTCATTTACTTCAAATTTCAATCCGTAGAACCATGCTTCATTCAGCACATACTGTAACGGACGATGGGTGAGGAGTTGCTGCAGAATACGATCGATCTGTTGGGTTTCTTCAACTGAGA
It encodes the following:
- a CDS encoding T9SS type A sorting domain-containing protein, which produces MKHFLPVVIFFAIISTDVCAQLTNGGTLANFTIDADTRVGYAKSGTTTLLAYNNDDWFLPTSYPGTGKGVIDTTGTSTFRTRLMAGDNISFSRRMNVVNNTVVNGRIWVDGLYVRDYSGSSVGSTYTYDSTTFGNAAKNADNPNTGWNVGTQTIPSKVDLIDGFAHLRRDGSSPSDSLWMNFGITTLGVLGTRYYDIELFKKSCVYNSTTGLFSTGGTEGGHSEWKFNASGQIIQTGDLIISATFSPGAAPILDIRIWVSATTHSTVNPAFFNFNSNFDMPSGGSYGYAQIVSNANTTAFGAGTSNYSVLGLTDTTYATPWGTTTFNASNTQRIWSQNFDQLQFVETGINLTRIGLDPSLYTALGMGQCSPLFNSVFFKSRSSASFTSNLQDFMGPYDFGALPAASTVAASSNFPALCPNNPVSTLFVNNAVSSSIYEWSTPNGSITTNPASGTSIDINGPGIYYVAQRLFSGCEVYATDTIQIVYSSGSCSVLPSSKIEINGTVKANKATVSWRVEDELLSLSKKFVVERTINNSTYATVAEVNAETGKTVYSIDDLLSAPAAGYNYRIRIVKKDNTGAYSSSILVKTKHMENEVSFYPNPAQNELNYYTGTTAKNAQLAIYDMSGAMMQQTMFSGNNVRLNISLLKSGTYYLKVQQQDGSEAKSHKFVKL
- a CDS encoding M20/M25/M40 family metallo-hydrolase, with product MRKFLLFTGLLFSTISVVAQEEKTDLTIINKIIQEGTVNSQIMNIAFHLTDVSGPRLTNSPGYYRAADYAVSQLKKWGADKAGLEAWGDFGKGWELKKSYVAMTAPYYKPMIAYPKTWTQSTKGLQKAQVVVINVKDSTELMQYKGKLAGKIVLVNRVDEYKHSFKPDANRYTEEDLKKMADYKPQPPTPRPGGNAQFGRFGAAQRLNTLIKELITSEGAAAYLTSSAASHDGTVFVQGPAGSRVDFTNGKPSVLEIAVSFEDIKTINRLVNNGTPVMMELDVQSEFTGNDVKGYNVIGEIKGTDPKLKDEVVMLGAHLDSWQGSTGATDNASGSAVMLEVMRIFKALNLQPKRTIRIALWSGEEQGLLGSRGWIKNHVGDRVTKEVKPEQGKISAYYNIDNGTGKIRGVYLEGNTGVQPIFAKWLEPFKEMGASTLTLQNTGGTDHISFNELGIPGFQFIQDEIEYDTRTHHTTMDSYDHLIPDDLKQMAVIVATFVYNTAQREEKLPRKEMPQPAPAR
- a CDS encoding MFS transporter, giving the protein MQPKQYGIFSLPVIVGALGFFVDIYDLLLFNITRRSSLTDLGVPENELKNIGENLLSWQMLGLTIGGILWGILGDKKGRKSVLFSSILLYSLATVANGFVTDVEQYRLVRFIAALGLAGELGASITLTSELLPKEKRGLGATIIATSGVFGTITAYFIHYLSDENWRLCYFIGGGMGLALLFLRAGFLESSMFTSVKKDNTPRGNYFMLLNNKERFLRYLRAITIGLPVWYIIGIIISFSDEFAKQFGIAGFDQPKALMLQYVALVFGDMGAGLLSNYLKSRKKTLYIFYGITAFFILLFFVFRGGGSAFNMYLICMGLGFGSGISVLYITMSAEQFGTNLRSTVTVSVPNLVRGFLPLMLLLFQFLRSNIVFNDYITGAWVTGIIILAIGIYSVIKTKETFAKDLDYVEL
- a CDS encoding ion transporter, which produces MPLLSNSSREKLHAIIFESNTKAGKAFDIGLLITIVTSIFIVMLDSIATLHQQYGRLFLTLEWILTVLFTLEYILRLLTLEKPLKYALSFIGLIDILAILPSFLSLFIAGTQSLMVLRSLRLLRIFRIFKLTHFLGEIRFLRHAIRASLNKITIFMLVVFTIVIILGSVMYLLEHGQNGFSSIPESIYWAIVTITTVGYGDISPVTTLGKLFASVIMFIGYAIIAVPTGIVTSEMTAAMRHKREQHESCPACGREGHDVDASYCKHCGNSLTHQ
- a CDS encoding alpha/beta fold hydrolase; translation: MKRTLLKASAYLVLITSVIFLVHVFFPRQYDVPKLQPRADTQFWHLSTGSEIGYTYFKGKGTKKSFPLIFLNGGPGGALTDEAIQLRSNFSDDGYDVYLYDQIGSGQSARLKNISGYTPERHRKDLEEIIKEIGAEKVILIGHSWGAILAVLFAAENQTKIDKIIFTCPGPIYPFRKELLSVKAPDSLHLQAPVFSNAQGNKKANNIRTKAMAFFATRFGWKIAGDKEADEFETYLEYEVNKSTVRDTSKIAPPEPGGGFYAAIMTFKNLLTVKDPRPQLLHSTIPVLVMKAQYDNQHWGFTDEYMELFPNHRLAVIPNAGHALSIEQPELYLKTIREFLAH
- the lpdA gene encoding dihydrolipoyl dehydrogenase, with protein sequence MAYDVIVLGSGPGGYPAAIRASQLGFKVAIVEKESLGGVCLNWGCIPTKALLKSAQVYEYMKHSADYGISASNVQHDFGGVVKRSRGVADKMSKGVTFLMKKNKIDVIMGYGKVAGKGKMEVTAADGSKQTVEAKYIIIATGGRSRVLPSMPQDGKKIIGYREAMVLPTQPKSMIVVGSGAIGVEFADFYNSMGTKITIVEFMPRVVPVEDEDISKELEKQFKKKGIAIMTSAEVTKVDTSGAGVKATVKTAAGEQVLEADILLSAAGVVANIENIGLEENGIKTEKGRIVVDKYGATSVAGIYAIGDVAPGQALAHVASKEGINAAEHIAYMEKKYNHAPEAMDYNNIPGCTYCTPEIASVGYTEKAAKEAGYEVKVGKFPFMASGKASAAGNTDGFVKVIFDAKYGEFLGAHMIGAGVTELIAEVVVARKLETTYHEILNGVHPHPTMSEALKEATAAAYGEAIDI
- a CDS encoding MotA/TolQ/ExbB proton channel family protein, producing the protein MNFFLLQVQNAIDTLTNAAATQAVPKKEIHLIDLLMQAGWIMIPLLLLSIATVYVFVERWMAIKKATEVDTNFMNIIRDNILSGNVTAARNFARNTANPVGRIIDKGLQRIGKPIDSIENSMENVAQLEMYKLERNVNILSVISKIAPIFGFIGTLVGLMQLFFNINATGEYELSTIAGGIYTKLITSITGLVIGLVAYMLHNILHTQVEKALNKMEASAADFLDVLQEPTR
- a CDS encoding ExbD/TolR family protein — protein: MNLRKKRAESSEVFTDALNDILFILLMFFLIVSTLANPNVRKASLPKAKSNTRSKQTVVVTIDATNHFYVGSKPVDPLLMDTTLSQMISAKRNSGEEVSIVINADRNATIESFAAVLRAADRLGVKAVMSVDKKGVE
- the prmC gene encoding peptide chain release factor N(5)-glutamine methyltransferase; the encoded protein is MIWQEQYQHLRQALTAAHEPSEAEAMAALVVEHVAKKKLHHIKQENISVEETQQIDRILQQLLTHRPLQYVLNEAWFYGLKFEVNESVLIPRPETEELVDWIVKEVESGKKSTKYEVGSTASLLTTHNSPLTILDIGTGSGCIPIALKKNLPETEVSAIDVCSEALHTATTNALNNETEVNFQLLDFLDESKWNELSKYDIIVSNPPYIKTTEANTMSKHVLEFEPHKALFVPDEDALLFYRKIADFALQHLQPNGAVYVEINQQLGNETVELFQQKGFTVELRKDMSGNDRMLKASL